In one Bdellovibrionota bacterium genomic region, the following are encoded:
- the dnaJ gene encoding molecular chaperone DnaJ — MTKRDYYEILSVPRTASEAEIKKSYRQLAKQYHPDLNPGNAEAEEKFKEASEAYEVLHDAEKRRIYDQFGHEGLRGRGFQGFSGVEDVFSSFSDLFDSFFGFGSGGGHRRRHGPMSGGDLQTGLEISFRDAIFGCVREIDVERSIACKSCNEIGAESGHAPIVCGTCGGHGQVRHVQGFFSVQTTCPRCRGTGRMVTHPCKICDGEGRTSEKKKVQVMIPPGVDNGIQVRLAGEGEGGSRGGPAGDLYVALRVQPDPRFRREGEHLYTQVEIGMSQAALGTEVEVETIDGPERVQIARGTQSGDVVTLKEKGVPRLRRQGRGNHYMEIKVTIPQRLTKKQEELLRAFAEEAGENITGPRESLLGRLKKKK, encoded by the coding sequence GTGACCAAACGGGATTACTACGAGATTTTATCCGTCCCGCGCACAGCGTCCGAGGCGGAGATCAAGAAGTCCTACCGCCAGCTTGCCAAGCAATACCATCCGGACCTAAATCCCGGAAACGCCGAGGCGGAAGAGAAATTCAAGGAGGCCTCGGAGGCCTACGAGGTCCTCCACGACGCCGAGAAGCGCCGAATCTACGACCAGTTCGGGCACGAGGGGCTGCGCGGCCGGGGCTTTCAAGGTTTTTCGGGCGTCGAGGACGTTTTCTCGAGTTTCTCCGATCTCTTCGATTCCTTTTTCGGATTTGGTTCGGGCGGGGGGCATCGCCGGAGGCACGGACCGATGTCCGGTGGGGATCTCCAAACCGGCCTCGAAATCTCCTTTCGCGACGCGATCTTCGGTTGCGTCCGCGAGATCGACGTCGAACGATCGATCGCCTGCAAATCCTGCAATGAAATAGGCGCGGAGTCCGGCCACGCCCCCATCGTGTGCGGAACCTGCGGCGGCCACGGCCAGGTTCGCCACGTCCAAGGGTTTTTCTCCGTCCAGACCACCTGCCCGCGTTGCCGGGGCACCGGGCGGATGGTGACGCACCCGTGCAAAATCTGTGATGGTGAAGGGCGAACATCGGAAAAGAAAAAAGTTCAGGTCATGATCCCTCCCGGCGTGGACAACGGGATTCAGGTGCGACTGGCCGGAGAAGGGGAGGGCGGATCCCGCGGCGGACCGGCCGGGGATCTATACGTGGCCCTTCGGGTCCAACCGGATCCCCGCTTTCGGCGGGAAGGAGAGCATCTTTACACGCAGGTCGAAATCGGCATGTCACAGGCGGCGCTGGGCACCGAAGTCGAGGTGGAAACGATCGACGGGCCCGAGCGAGTTCAAATCGCCCGGGGAACACAATCCGGAGATGTCGTCACACTGAAAGAAAAGGGGGTGCCGCGCCTGAGAAGGCAGGGGCGGGGCAACCATTATATGGAGATTAAGGTCACGATCCCCCAGCGGCTGACCAAAAAGCAGGAAGAACTTCTTCGTGCATTTGCGGAGGAGGCAGGCGAAAATATCACAGGCCCGAGAGAGAGCCTTTTGGGCAGATTGAAAAAAAAGAAATGA
- a CDS encoding ATP synthase F0 subunit C — MCKWIIWKKVIVGSFLALWVALPVVAFAEQEGAAAPTATGAEQDAGKSRLSSDVQKWLGFTAGIAIAVAAFGGALGQSRVLAAAVTGISRNPGAAEKMFLPWMLGLVFIESLVIYAWVIAFVLALKF, encoded by the coding sequence ATGTGTAAGTGGATTATTTGGAAAAAGGTGATCGTCGGCTCTTTCTTGGCGCTGTGGGTAGCATTGCCGGTAGTTGCTTTTGCGGAGCAAGAAGGGGCCGCGGCGCCAACGGCAACGGGGGCGGAACAGGACGCCGGAAAATCGCGTTTAAGCAGCGATGTGCAAAAGTGGTTGGGCTTTACAGCCGGCATTGCCATTGCTGTTGCTGCTTTTGGAGGGGCCTTGGGCCAGAGTAGAGTGCTGGCTGCTGCGGTAACTGGCATTTCGCGAAACCCCGGCGCGGCGGAAAAGATGTTTCTCCCATGGATGCTCGGCCTTGTGTTTATTGAGTCACTGGTCATCTACGCTTGGGTCATCGCGTTCGTGCTTGCGCTGAAGTTTTAA
- the atpB gene encoding F0F1 ATP synthase subunit A, translating to MEHPFTFFQAYFPGVDHRNLHVVTAGFGMVLLAGGTIFLYPGLRDAKRNVVPDGRFSLKSIFEVFLNMWTALCEEIIGHGGRKYLPFVGSIFFFLFVCNLIGLIPGFLPPTENWVTGAALATISFLAFNYFGFREHGIAYFTHFVAPISLGRSKSPIKWVGIVLSVLLLNALYVPIELLAIVIRPVTLSVRLYANIFADHLVVGIFSGLVPYVVPIPFMLLGVFVSFMQAFIFTLLTTVYISGAVAHKH from the coding sequence ATGGAGCATCCTTTTACATTTTTTCAGGCGTACTTCCCCGGCGTCGACCACCGAAATCTCCATGTAGTAACCGCAGGATTCGGTATGGTCCTTCTGGCAGGGGGAACGATATTTCTCTATCCTGGTCTCCGAGACGCAAAGCGAAATGTCGTTCCCGATGGGAGATTCAGTCTCAAGTCGATTTTTGAAGTATTTCTAAATATGTGGACGGCGCTATGCGAGGAAATCATTGGCCATGGTGGGAGAAAATATCTTCCATTTGTCGGCTCGATTTTTTTCTTCCTATTTGTCTGCAATTTAATCGGCTTGATCCCTGGCTTTCTTCCGCCGACGGAAAACTGGGTTACGGGCGCTGCATTAGCCACGATTTCATTTCTCGCATTTAATTACTTCGGCTTTCGAGAACACGGAATAGCCTATTTCACACACTTCGTTGCACCCATCTCGCTCGGCCGATCGAAAAGCCCCATCAAATGGGTGGGAATCGTGTTGTCCGTTCTCCTGCTGAATGCCCTGTACGTGCCAATTGAACTTTTGGCGATTGTCATACGTCCGGTTACACTCTCAGTCCGGTTGTACGCCAACATCTTTGCCGACCATCTGGTCGTAGGAATCTTTTCGGGACTGGTGCCGTATGTGGTCCCGATTCCTTTCATGCTTTTGGGGGTGTTCGTCTCATTCATGCAGGCGTTTATTTTTACCTTGTTAACGACGGTTTACATTTCGGGCGCCGTTGCCCATAAACATTAA